The proteins below come from a single Limosilactobacillus reuteri genomic window:
- a CDS encoding basic amino acid/polyamine antiporter: MSEKKGINTTELTLLIVGSTIGSGVFGITSDLATAAAPGPAIIAWIIVGIGVLTLVLSLTNLSQKRPGLDSGIFSYAAAAFGPLGEFISGWAYWLSAWLGNIAFATIMMSALGTFFPSLFANGQNLFSIIVAIILTWVLTFLVNRGIESAAFINSIGTICKIIPLVVFVICVILGFKAKIFTADFWGNVTQNLSSKIETGSIYDQVKASIMVMMWLFVGVEGASVLSSRAKTRTDAERASIFGLISLLVIYIVVSILPYGVMTRAQLAAGGQPALGAIMQHLVGTWGAALISIGLIISVLVSWLSWTMLPAESLMLMANDETLPTSWGKLNDKKAPTRALIITGVLQSIFLFSLLFTTYAYNFAYTLCTAAILICYLLVGIYQMMYSWQHQEWGQFVIGLIATLFELMAMVLSGWKEIMVVSVGFIPGFFFYVQACKEFHHSITVKEKWAMGIIAVFAVISLVLVINGTISIN, translated from the coding sequence TTAATACGACGGAACTAACCCTTTTAATCGTGGGATCAACAATTGGTTCGGGAGTATTTGGAATTACCAGTGATTTAGCTACCGCGGCGGCTCCCGGACCAGCAATCATTGCCTGGATAATAGTAGGGATTGGCGTCTTGACTTTAGTTCTCTCCCTAACTAATCTTTCGCAAAAGCGGCCAGGCCTTGATTCAGGGATTTTCAGCTATGCGGCAGCTGCTTTTGGTCCGCTGGGCGAATTTATTTCTGGTTGGGCATACTGGCTTTCAGCGTGGCTCGGCAATATTGCTTTTGCGACGATTATGATGAGCGCCCTTGGAACGTTTTTCCCCAGCCTATTTGCCAATGGTCAAAACTTATTCTCAATTATTGTTGCAATTATTTTAACCTGGGTTTTGACATTCTTGGTAAATCGAGGGATCGAATCAGCGGCTTTCATCAATTCAATTGGGACAATCTGCAAGATTATTCCATTAGTCGTCTTTGTTATCTGTGTGATTCTTGGTTTTAAAGCTAAGATTTTTACTGCTGATTTCTGGGGCAATGTAACACAGAATCTCAGTTCAAAAATCGAAACTGGTTCAATCTATGACCAAGTAAAGGCCTCAATTATGGTAATGATGTGGCTATTTGTCGGCGTTGAAGGTGCCTCGGTTCTTTCTAGTCGTGCCAAAACACGGACTGATGCTGAACGGGCTTCCATCTTCGGTCTTATAAGCCTACTCGTTATCTACATTGTGGTTTCTATTCTGCCATACGGGGTAATGACCCGCGCCCAGTTAGCAGCTGGTGGTCAACCGGCGCTTGGTGCTATCATGCAACATCTGGTTGGAACATGGGGTGCCGCTCTGATCAGTATTGGATTGATCATCTCAGTATTAGTTTCGTGGCTCTCGTGGACAATGCTACCAGCTGAATCATTAATGCTAATGGCTAATGATGAAACCCTTCCAACATCATGGGGTAAGCTAAATGACAAAAAAGCGCCAACACGGGCATTAATAATCACCGGGGTTCTTCAATCAATCTTCCTCTTCTCTTTACTTTTCACTACCTATGCTTACAACTTTGCATATACGCTTTGTACGGCTGCGATTTTGATCTGTTACCTCCTTGTTGGCATTTACCAGATGATGTACAGTTGGCAACACCAAGAATGGGGACAATTTGTTATTGGACTAATCGCCACTCTCTTTGAACTGATGGCAATGGTTCTCTCTGGCTGGAAAGAAATAATGGTCGTTTCAGTCGGTTTTATTCCTGGATTCTTCTTTTACGTCCAAGCATGCAAGGAATTCCATCACTCAATCACAGTAAAGGAAAAATGGGCAATGGGGATTATCGCTGTCTTTGCGGTTATTTCTTTAGTATTAGTAATCAACGGAACAATTTCAATTAATTAA
- the yjeM gene encoding glutamate/gamma-aminobutyrate family transporter YjeM: protein MDEQSSNKKMITTFGLVTMIITAIFGFGNVSNAYLQMGYGSIIWYALAGICFFFPCGLMMAEYGSTFKDAKGGIYSWLAGSVGERIAFVGTFVWLASWIVWMVSTASRIWITFSALLFGKDTTQQWHAFGLTSTQLIGVLGILLILGTTWCSSRGMTAIAKVGSLGGIFTIVVNIIFVIVSVIVLVADKGILKQPIHGASTFITSPNPQFQTPIAIISFVVYAIFAYGGMESLGSVTDSMKNPEKTFPRGLIIASIFTIGTYVLMIFMLGWSVNYQQTLTKSSVNLGNVTYVVFNQLGVTMGDTLGWSHGAALTFGLIMTRIVAFAQTLGFLGALFILLYSPIKAFILGSNPELWPKKLTKLNKAGMPANAMWLQAIIVSIIVFLVAFGGNAAQQFYLILTDMANVSTCFPYVFLIGAFPFFKAKKDLDRPFVVFKNRFWTDVLVCFVELILIVGIVFTFVQPLLQKDYQTAFWTLAGPIFFAIVALVFYQISAKRHHVEG from the coding sequence TTGGACGAACAGAGTAGTAATAAAAAGATGATTACTACCTTTGGACTAGTGACGATGATCATTACCGCCATTTTTGGTTTTGGGAATGTTTCAAACGCCTACTTACAAATGGGTTACGGTAGTATTATTTGGTACGCATTAGCAGGGATTTGTTTCTTCTTTCCCTGTGGCTTGATGATGGCAGAGTACGGTTCCACATTTAAGGATGCTAAAGGGGGCATTTATTCCTGGCTTGCCGGTTCAGTTGGTGAACGAATCGCCTTTGTCGGTACTTTCGTATGGCTAGCATCTTGGATTGTATGGATGGTATCAACAGCATCACGGATTTGGATTACTTTTTCTGCGTTGCTTTTTGGTAAGGATACTACCCAACAATGGCATGCATTTGGTCTGACTTCGACTCAATTGATTGGGGTCCTTGGGATTCTGTTGATTCTTGGAACAACTTGGTGCAGTTCACGGGGAATGACCGCCATTGCTAAAGTTGGTTCACTTGGTGGTATTTTTACAATTGTTGTTAACATTATCTTTGTTATTGTCAGTGTTATTGTTTTAGTCGCCGATAAGGGAATCTTAAAGCAACCAATTCATGGTGCTTCAACTTTCATTACATCACCTAATCCACAATTCCAGACACCAATTGCCATTATTTCGTTTGTTGTTTATGCTATTTTTGCTTACGGTGGAATGGAATCATTAGGGTCTGTTACTGATAGTATGAAAAATCCGGAAAAGACATTCCCTCGTGGATTGATCATCGCAAGTATCTTTACAATTGGTACTTATGTCTTAATGATTTTCATGCTCGGTTGGTCAGTAAATTATCAACAAACTTTGACTAAGAGCAGCGTTAACCTTGGTAATGTTACCTATGTTGTCTTTAATCAATTAGGGGTTACCATGGGGGATACGCTTGGATGGTCGCACGGTGCTGCCCTTACTTTTGGACTTATCATGACGCGGATCGTTGCCTTTGCACAGACCCTTGGCTTTTTGGGCGCGTTGTTTATTCTGCTTTACTCCCCAATCAAGGCCTTCATTCTTGGTTCTAATCCAGAATTATGGCCAAAGAAACTTACGAAACTTAACAAGGCGGGGATGCCTGCAAATGCAATGTGGCTTCAAGCAATTATTGTTTCAATTATTGTTTTCTTGGTTGCCTTTGGTGGAAATGCTGCTCAACAGTTCTACTTGATTTTGACTGATATGGCGAACGTTTCAACTTGTTTCCCATATGTTTTCTTGATCGGGGCTTTCCCATTCTTTAAGGCAAAGAAGGACCTTGACCGGCCATTCGTTGTCTTTAAGAACCGTTTCTGGACGGATGTATTAGTATGTTTCGTTGAATTGATTTTAATTGTCGGAATCGTCTTTACGTTTGTTCAACCACTATTACAAAAAGATTATCAAACAGCTTTCTGGACACTTGCTGGACCAATCTTCTTTGCAATCGTTGCGTTGGTCTTCTATCAAATTTCCGCAAAGCGTCACCATGTTGAAGGGTAA
- a CDS encoding YihY/virulence factor BrkB family protein codes for MDKEPGKGKTFIALLIQHITMAQISSSAAVLAYYTLLSIFPAVMVVGNLLPMIGIDAKTILAYLSTAIPESVYSFIQPLIYDFLRRGSGGILTTGALIALWSTSQGIAAFQRSVNHAYGIAENQNPVMNRIVSFIWMIVLLVIIFIIIILYGFGEQVLKSIQPIFNFRRDYILLFSSLRWPVTFGVLFIALALLYYFVPNAKVRLRYALAGSFLASLLWMGLSRLFSFYTLLFSHGVISYKTIGAFIAMMVWLDFSGYIIMLGAALNAALQECHEGELHAKKHFWQLVERKSTNKNGG; via the coding sequence ATGGACAAGGAACCGGGCAAAGGGAAGACTTTTATTGCGTTATTAATCCAACATATTACAATGGCCCAGATTTCAAGTTCTGCTGCTGTCTTAGCTTACTATACTTTGCTATCTATTTTTCCGGCCGTGATGGTAGTAGGAAATTTATTACCAATGATTGGAATTGATGCTAAGACGATTTTAGCCTACCTTTCAACTGCAATTCCTGAATCTGTCTATAGCTTTATCCAGCCGTTAATCTATGATTTTTTACGGCGAGGGAGTGGTGGTATCCTGACAACTGGGGCCTTGATTGCTCTTTGGTCGACCAGTCAGGGAATTGCCGCTTTTCAACGCAGCGTTAATCATGCGTATGGGATTGCGGAAAATCAGAATCCGGTGATGAACCGAATCGTCTCGTTTATTTGGATGATTGTATTATTGGTAATTATTTTTATTATTATTATTTTGTACGGTTTTGGTGAACAAGTCCTAAAGAGTATTCAGCCGATTTTTAATTTTCGGCGTGACTACATTTTATTGTTTAGCTCATTAAGATGGCCAGTAACATTTGGCGTCTTATTTATTGCTCTTGCTCTTTTGTATTACTTTGTTCCTAATGCGAAGGTTCGGTTGCGCTATGCACTTGCTGGGTCATTCTTGGCGTCTTTGTTATGGATGGGATTATCACGTTTATTCTCGTTCTATACCTTATTATTTAGTCACGGGGTAATTTCCTACAAGACAATTGGAGCTTTTATTGCCATGATGGTATGGCTTGACTTTTCTGGCTATATCATCATGCTGGGGGCGGCTCTCAATGCTGCTTTGCAAGAATGCCATGAAGGTGAATTGCACGCCAAGAAACACTTTTGGCAACTGGTAGAAAGAAAGAGTACAAACAAAAATGGAGGCTAG
- a CDS encoding DUF2922 domain-containing protein, which yields MRTLSLTFKGSLGKKHSLKLNYASGDLDAETVRKAMQEIAQTHLFTKEGEDIYQQPLSAKYIDTVSTVIFNDEQK from the coding sequence ATGCGTACATTAAGCTTAACTTTCAAGGGTAGTCTTGGTAAAAAGCATTCATTAAAGTTGAACTATGCCAGTGGTGATCTTGATGCCGAAACCGTTCGGAAGGCAATGCAAGAAATTGCACAAACCCACCTTTTTACTAAAGAAGGCGAAGATATTTATCAGCAACCTCTTTCTGCAAAATACATTGATACTGTTTCTACCGTTATCTTTAACGACGAACAAAAGTAA
- the recX gene encoding recombination regulator RecX — protein sequence MAKISKIEAQKRKGRYNIYLDGKYAFPVAESVLIQFRLMKGTELDEKQIAAIATADQQAKAYSRMLDYLSYQMRTESDIIKKLKEIDTPEEFVEPILKKLRGQQLIDDHAYAASYVRTMINTDLKGPRVIRQYLRQKGIGENDIDDALTQFTPEVQAELAKKLAGKLFRRYRNQPERRREQKVKQGVMTKGFSSSVYEMIKDEVVPQPDLEQENDLLAKEAAKQWHRTRRYQGYEREQHFKQAMYHKGFDLDDVQSWLATQDFQ from the coding sequence ATGGCAAAAATTTCGAAAATTGAGGCACAAAAACGGAAGGGTCGATATAACATATACCTTGATGGTAAGTATGCTTTTCCGGTTGCAGAAAGTGTTTTGATTCAGTTCCGTTTGATGAAGGGAACCGAGCTAGATGAAAAGCAAATCGCAGCCATTGCGACTGCTGATCAGCAAGCAAAGGCATATTCTCGGATGCTTGATTACCTTTCTTACCAGATGCGGACGGAAAGCGATATCATTAAGAAGCTAAAAGAAATTGATACGCCAGAAGAGTTTGTTGAGCCAATCTTGAAAAAGCTGCGCGGTCAACAGTTAATCGATGATCATGCCTATGCAGCTTCCTATGTCCGCACGATGATTAATACAGACTTAAAGGGCCCTAGGGTAATTCGTCAATACTTACGACAAAAAGGGATTGGCGAAAACGATATTGATGATGCTTTAACGCAATTTACTCCCGAAGTTCAAGCAGAATTGGCAAAAAAGTTAGCTGGAAAGTTATTTCGCCGTTATCGAAACCAGCCAGAGCGGCGACGAGAACAAAAAGTAAAACAGGGGGTTATGACAAAAGGCTTCTCTAGTAGTGTGTATGAAATGATTAAGGATGAAGTTGTTCCACAACCTGATCTGGAGCAAGAGAACGACCTTTTAGCAAAAGAAGCAGCGAAGCAATGGCATCGGACTCGCCGTTACCAAGGCTACGAGCGTGAGCAGCATTTTAAGCAGGCAATGTATCATAAGGGTTTTGACCTTGACGATGTCCAAAGCTGGTTAGCTACGCAAGATTTCCAATAA